Proteins encoded together in one Spodoptera frugiperda isolate SF20-4 chromosome 15, AGI-APGP_CSIRO_Sfru_2.0, whole genome shotgun sequence window:
- the LOC118279610 gene encoding serrate RNA effector molecule homolog isoform X21: protein MADSDDEYDRKRRDKFRGERGTAEGSSYRSSDRREERSRGREDWSERSRGGRSGPDYRDYRGGASASRGYSPVRGEGPPTKRIRPDWPIDDRRYGGMPHDSYGYGWPHDHFGPHLAHQGYGQPMAPVPARDAVMPLGATDGPPTMMSFKAFLAAQDDSITVDDAIQKYNEYKLEFRRQQLNEFFVAHKDEEWFKIKYHPEESIKRKEEQLAALKNRLNVFLELLEKGELDKVSVDIDKSDKLIRLLDTVVIKLEGGTEEDLKELDEPPPQENAASNDKADKTDSDKPVVIDVDDVKVKEEKEEDKKEEKKAPESPKPTAPLTMEIDPHLRQLQEQAKLFSRFNSTGTEPEQEEVKEKEKEPPPPGSSSSSSSSSSSSSSSEDEGESTTRRKSKSKSKTPDKSPKQQEKAKSKSPSVEKMVTNNTENDKDKEKSGDEKAESVSDVVMEKKESRALHKTTSIFLRNLAPTITKAEVEAMCKRYGGFLRVALADPLPERRWFRRGWVTFRRDVNIKDICWNLNNIRLRECELGAIVNRDLQRRIRPVSGITLERPVLRADARLAARLAHLLDTRTKLWQESSDEQNNDDQANRNETFSLNSKNPVLHKITEHLIEEASTEEEELLGLEASSESAVSEQPDPELIRVLDRLVLYLRIVHSVDYYNHCEYPYEDEMPNRCGIMHARSGPPANKPTQQEIQDYVKTFEGKMSAFLQDVKPLSDEELQKLGIKDTDAEVEKFILANTQELAKDKWLCPLSGKKFKGPDFIRKHIFNKHGEKVEEVRREVAYFNSYVRDVRRPQQPEPAARSQPQPAHPPPPQPYAGGPGGPGGPGAGPASARGWGWGGWAPPAAYAPRHPRFSRPRENVDRSRPIIAYNDLDFPDSGDIF from the exons ATGGCTGATAGTGATGATGAGTACGATCGCAAAAGGCGAGATAAATTCCGTGGTGAACGCGGCACTGCTGAAGGTAGCAGTTATCGAAGTAGTGACCGACGCGAAGAGAGAAGTCGTGGCCGCGAAGACTGGTCTGAGAG ATCTCGTGGAGGTCGCTCTGGTCCTGACTACAGGGACTATCGTGGAGGAGCCAGTGCCAGCAGGGGATACTCACCAGTCAGAGGAGAAGGTCCACCAACCAAACGCATTAGACCTGATTGGCCTATTGATGACAGAAGATATGGGGGTATGCCACATGACTCATATGGGTATGGTTGGCCTCATGATCATTTTGGTCCTCATCTGGCCCACCAGGGTTATGGGCAACCTATGGCCCCTGTCCCAGCCAG GGATGCAGTCATGCCCTTAGGAGCAACAGATGGCCCTCCCACGATGATGTCATTCAAGGCATTTCTTGCAGCTCAAGATGATTCCATAACAGTGGATGATGCCATCCAGAAGTACAATGAATACAAGCTCGAGTTTAGGAGACAACAACTTAATGAGTTTTTCGTTGCTCATAAAGATGAGGAATG gtTCAAGATCAAATATCATCCTGAAGAATCCATAAAACGCAAAGAAGAGCAACTTGCGGCATTAAAG AATCGACTCAATGTATTTCTTGAGTTGTTGGAGAAAGGAGAACTGGATAAAGTGTCAGTAGACATTGACAAGTCTGACAAATTGATCAGGCTTCTGGACACTGTGGTCATCAAGTTAGAAGGTGGCACTGAAGAAGATTTAAAAGAGCTGGATGAACCCCCACCACAGGAAAATGCTGCTTCAAATGATAAAGCAG aCAAAACTGATTCTGACAAACCAGTTGTTATAGATGTTGATGATGTGAAGGTTAAAGAAGAGAAGGAAGAAGACAag AAAGAAGAGAAAAAAGCGCCCGAGTCTCCGAAACCGACAGCGCCATTGACCATGGAGATTGATCCTCATTTACGTCAACTACAGGAGCAGGCGAAATTGTTCTCTCGCTTCAACTCTACAGGAACCGAACCTGAGCAGGAGGAAGTGAAGGAAAAGGAGAAAGAACCTC CACCACCAGGGTCTTCATCCAGTTCTTCTTCATCTAGTTCATCGTCGTCCAGTTCTGAAGATGAGGGTGAATCCACCACTCGTCGGAAGTCGAAGTCTAAGTCCAAGACGCCTGATAAATCTCCCAAACAACAGGAAAAAGCTAAATCCAAGTCACCTAGTGTAGAGAAAATGGTTACAAATAACACTGAAAATGACAAGGACAAGGAAAAGAGTGGAGACGAAAAAGCTGAGTCAGTCAGTGACGTCGTTATGGAGAAAAAAGAGAGTCGCGCCCTACACAAAACAACCTCCATATTCTTAAGGAATTTGGCGCCTACTATCACCAAGGCCGAAGTTGAAGCT ATGTGCAAGCGTTACGGCGGTTTCCTCCGTGTGGCTCTGGCTGATCCTTTACCGGAACGTCGCTGGTTTCGTCGGGGCTGGGTCACCTTCCGCCGCGATGTCAATATCAAAGATATCTGCTGGAATCTTAACAACATCAGA CTTCGCGAGTGTGAATTGGGTGCTATAGTCAACCGCGACCTGCAACGTCGTATCCGCCCAGTGTCTGGCATTACCCTAGAGCGACCAGTGCTACGCGCTGACGCTAGGTTGGCCGCGAGACTCGCACATTTGTTGGATACGCGCACAAAACTTTGGCAAGAAAGCTCCGACGAACAAAATAATGACGACCAGGCCAACCGTAATGAG ACCTTCAGCTTAAATTCAAAGAACCCGGTTCTCCATAAAATAACGGAGCATTTAATAGAAGAAGCTTCAACGGAAGAAGAAGAATTACTGGGTCTCGAAGCTTCATCAGAATCAGCGGTTTCTGAACAACCTGACCCGGAGCTCATTCGAGTTCTCGATCGTCTTGTACTTTACTTGCGTATCGTACATTCTGTGGATTATTACAACCATTGTGAATACCCATATGAAGATGAAATGCCTAACCGCTGTGGTATTATGCACGCGCGGTCCGGACCTCCCGCTaataag CCAACTCAACAAGAAATACAAGACTATGTGAAGACATTTGAAGGCAAAATGTCTGCCTTCTTACAAGATGTTAAACCACTATCTGACGAAGAGTTGCAAAAACTTGGAATCAAG GATACTGACGCTGAAGTAGAAAAGTTTATTCTTGCCAATACACAAGAGTTGGCGAAGGACAAATGGTTGTGTCCGCTCAGTGGCAAGAAGTTCAAAGGTCCTGATTTCATCAGAAAACACATCTTCAACAAACATGGAGAAAAg GTGGAGGAGGTGCGTCGCGAGGTGGCGTACTTCAACTCGTACGTGCGCGACGTGCGGCGGCCGCAGCAGCCCGAGCCGGCCGCGCGCTC
- the LOC118279610 gene encoding serrate RNA effector molecule homolog isoform X22, with protein MADSDDEYDRKRRDKFRGERGTAEGSSYRSSDRREERSRGREDWSERSRGGRSGPDYRDYRGGASASRGYSPVRGEGPPTKRIRPDWPIDDRRYGGMPHDSYGYGWPHDHFGPHLAHQGYGQPMAPVPARDAVMPLGATDGPPTMMSFKAFLAAQDDSITVDDAIQKYNEYKLEFRRQQLNEFFVAHKDEEWFKIKYHPEESIKRKEEQLAALKNRLNVFLELLEKGELDKVSVDIDKSDKLIRLLDTVVIKLEGGTEEDLKELDEPPPQENAASNDKADKTDSDKPVVIDVDDVKVKEEKEEDKKEEKKAPESPKPTAPLTMEIDPHLRQLQEQAKLFSRFNSTGTEPEQEEVKEKEKEPPPPGSSSSSSSSSSSSSSSEDEGESTTRRKSKSKSKTPDKSPKQQEKAKSKSPSVEKMVTNNTENDKDKEKSGDEKAESVSDVVMEKKESRALHKTTSIFLRNLAPTITKAEVEAMCKRYGGFLRVALADPLPERRWFRRGWVTFRRDVNIKDICWNLNNIRLRECELGAIVNRDLQRRIRPVSGITLERPVLRADARLAARLAHLLDTRTKLWQESSDEQNNDDQANRNETFSLNSKNPVLHKITEHLIEEASTEEEELLGLEASSESAVSEQPDPELIRVLDRLVLYLRIVHSVDYYNHCEYPYEDEMPNRCGIMHARSGPPANKPTQQEIQDYVKTFEGKMSAFLQDVKPLSDEELQKLGIKDTDAEVEKFILANTQELAKDKWLCPLSGKKFKGPDFIRKHIFNKHGEKVEEVRREVAYFNSYVRDVRRPQQPEPAARSQPQPAHPPPPQPYAGGPGGPGGPGAGPASARGWGWGGWAPPAAYAPRHPRFSRPRGGAEFRPVIHYRDLDAPREPDEFI; from the exons ATGGCTGATAGTGATGATGAGTACGATCGCAAAAGGCGAGATAAATTCCGTGGTGAACGCGGCACTGCTGAAGGTAGCAGTTATCGAAGTAGTGACCGACGCGAAGAGAGAAGTCGTGGCCGCGAAGACTGGTCTGAGAG ATCTCGTGGAGGTCGCTCTGGTCCTGACTACAGGGACTATCGTGGAGGAGCCAGTGCCAGCAGGGGATACTCACCAGTCAGAGGAGAAGGTCCACCAACCAAACGCATTAGACCTGATTGGCCTATTGATGACAGAAGATATGGGGGTATGCCACATGACTCATATGGGTATGGTTGGCCTCATGATCATTTTGGTCCTCATCTGGCCCACCAGGGTTATGGGCAACCTATGGCCCCTGTCCCAGCCAG GGATGCAGTCATGCCCTTAGGAGCAACAGATGGCCCTCCCACGATGATGTCATTCAAGGCATTTCTTGCAGCTCAAGATGATTCCATAACAGTGGATGATGCCATCCAGAAGTACAATGAATACAAGCTCGAGTTTAGGAGACAACAACTTAATGAGTTTTTCGTTGCTCATAAAGATGAGGAATG gtTCAAGATCAAATATCATCCTGAAGAATCCATAAAACGCAAAGAAGAGCAACTTGCGGCATTAAAG AATCGACTCAATGTATTTCTTGAGTTGTTGGAGAAAGGAGAACTGGATAAAGTGTCAGTAGACATTGACAAGTCTGACAAATTGATCAGGCTTCTGGACACTGTGGTCATCAAGTTAGAAGGTGGCACTGAAGAAGATTTAAAAGAGCTGGATGAACCCCCACCACAGGAAAATGCTGCTTCAAATGATAAAGCAG aCAAAACTGATTCTGACAAACCAGTTGTTATAGATGTTGATGATGTGAAGGTTAAAGAAGAGAAGGAAGAAGACAag AAAGAAGAGAAAAAAGCGCCCGAGTCTCCGAAACCGACAGCGCCATTGACCATGGAGATTGATCCTCATTTACGTCAACTACAGGAGCAGGCGAAATTGTTCTCTCGCTTCAACTCTACAGGAACCGAACCTGAGCAGGAGGAAGTGAAGGAAAAGGAGAAAGAACCTC CACCACCAGGGTCTTCATCCAGTTCTTCTTCATCTAGTTCATCGTCGTCCAGTTCTGAAGATGAGGGTGAATCCACCACTCGTCGGAAGTCGAAGTCTAAGTCCAAGACGCCTGATAAATCTCCCAAACAACAGGAAAAAGCTAAATCCAAGTCACCTAGTGTAGAGAAAATGGTTACAAATAACACTGAAAATGACAAGGACAAGGAAAAGAGTGGAGACGAAAAAGCTGAGTCAGTCAGTGACGTCGTTATGGAGAAAAAAGAGAGTCGCGCCCTACACAAAACAACCTCCATATTCTTAAGGAATTTGGCGCCTACTATCACCAAGGCCGAAGTTGAAGCT ATGTGCAAGCGTTACGGCGGTTTCCTCCGTGTGGCTCTGGCTGATCCTTTACCGGAACGTCGCTGGTTTCGTCGGGGCTGGGTCACCTTCCGCCGCGATGTCAATATCAAAGATATCTGCTGGAATCTTAACAACATCAGA CTTCGCGAGTGTGAATTGGGTGCTATAGTCAACCGCGACCTGCAACGTCGTATCCGCCCAGTGTCTGGCATTACCCTAGAGCGACCAGTGCTACGCGCTGACGCTAGGTTGGCCGCGAGACTCGCACATTTGTTGGATACGCGCACAAAACTTTGGCAAGAAAGCTCCGACGAACAAAATAATGACGACCAGGCCAACCGTAATGAG ACCTTCAGCTTAAATTCAAAGAACCCGGTTCTCCATAAAATAACGGAGCATTTAATAGAAGAAGCTTCAACGGAAGAAGAAGAATTACTGGGTCTCGAAGCTTCATCAGAATCAGCGGTTTCTGAACAACCTGACCCGGAGCTCATTCGAGTTCTCGATCGTCTTGTACTTTACTTGCGTATCGTACATTCTGTGGATTATTACAACCATTGTGAATACCCATATGAAGATGAAATGCCTAACCGCTGTGGTATTATGCACGCGCGGTCCGGACCTCCCGCTaataag CCAACTCAACAAGAAATACAAGACTATGTGAAGACATTTGAAGGCAAAATGTCTGCCTTCTTACAAGATGTTAAACCACTATCTGACGAAGAGTTGCAAAAACTTGGAATCAAG GATACTGACGCTGAAGTAGAAAAGTTTATTCTTGCCAATACACAAGAGTTGGCGAAGGACAAATGGTTGTGTCCGCTCAGTGGCAAGAAGTTCAAAGGTCCTGATTTCATCAGAAAACACATCTTCAACAAACATGGAGAAAAg GTGGAGGAGGTGCGTCGCGAGGTGGCGTACTTCAACTCGTACGTGCGCGACGTGCGGCGGCCGCAGCAGCCCGAGCCGGCCGCGCGCTCCCAGCCGCAGCCCGCGCACCCGCCGCCGCCGCAACC
- the LOC118279610 gene encoding serrate RNA effector molecule homolog isoform X20, with protein sequence MADSDDEYDRKRRDKFRGERGTAEGSSYRSSDRREERSRGREDWSERSRGGRSGPDYRDYRGGASASRGYSPVRGEGPPTKRIRPDWPIDDRRYGGMPHDSYGYGWPHDHFGPHLAHQGYGQPMAPVPARDAVMPLGATDGPPTMMSFKAFLAAQDDSITVDDAIQKYNEYKLEFRRQQLNEFFVAHKDEEWFKIKYHPEESIKRKEEQLAALKNRLNVFLELLEKGELDKVSVDIDKSDKLIRLLDTVVIKLEGGTEEDLKELDEPPPQENAASNDKADKTDSDKPVVIDVDDVKVKEEKEEDKKEEKKAPESPKPTAPLTMEIDPHLRQLQEQAKLFSRFNSTGTEPEQEEVKEKEKEPPPPGSSSSSSSSSSSSSSSEDEGESTTRRKSKSKSKTPDKSPKQQEKAKSKSPSVEKMVTNNTENDKDKEKSGDEKAESVSDVVMEKKESRALHKTTSIFLRNLAPTITKAEVEAMCKRYGGFLRVALADPLPERRWFRRGWVTFRRDVNIKDICWNLNNIRLRECELGAIVNRDLQRRIRPVSGITLERPVLRADARLAARLAHLLDTRTKLWQESSDEQNNDDQANRNETFSLNSKNPVLHKITEHLIEEASTEEEELLGLEASSESAVSEQPDPELIRVLDRLVLYLRIVHSVDYYNHCEYPYEDEMPNRCGIMHARSGPPANKPTQQEIQDYVKTFEGKMSAFLQDVKPLSDEELQKLGIKDTDAEVEKFILANTQELAKDKWLCPLSGKKFKGPDFIRKHIFNKHGEKVEEVRREVAYFNSYVRDVRRPQQPEPAARSQPQPAHPPPPQPYAGGPGGPGGPGAGPASARGWGWGGWAPPAAYAPRHPRFSRPRENVDRSRPIIAYNDLDFPDSGDIF encoded by the exons ATGGCTGATAGTGATGATGAGTACGATCGCAAAAGGCGAGATAAATTCCGTGGTGAACGCGGCACTGCTGAAGGTAGCAGTTATCGAAGTAGTGACCGACGCGAAGAGAGAAGTCGTGGCCGCGAAGACTGGTCTGAGAG ATCTCGTGGAGGTCGCTCTGGTCCTGACTACAGGGACTATCGTGGAGGAGCCAGTGCCAGCAGGGGATACTCACCAGTCAGAGGAGAAGGTCCACCAACCAAACGCATTAGACCTGATTGGCCTATTGATGACAGAAGATATGGGGGTATGCCACATGACTCATATGGGTATGGTTGGCCTCATGATCATTTTGGTCCTCATCTGGCCCACCAGGGTTATGGGCAACCTATGGCCCCTGTCCCAGCCAG GGATGCAGTCATGCCCTTAGGAGCAACAGATGGCCCTCCCACGATGATGTCATTCAAGGCATTTCTTGCAGCTCAAGATGATTCCATAACAGTGGATGATGCCATCCAGAAGTACAATGAATACAAGCTCGAGTTTAGGAGACAACAACTTAATGAGTTTTTCGTTGCTCATAAAGATGAGGAATG gtTCAAGATCAAATATCATCCTGAAGAATCCATAAAACGCAAAGAAGAGCAACTTGCGGCATTAAAG AATCGACTCAATGTATTTCTTGAGTTGTTGGAGAAAGGAGAACTGGATAAAGTGTCAGTAGACATTGACAAGTCTGACAAATTGATCAGGCTTCTGGACACTGTGGTCATCAAGTTAGAAGGTGGCACTGAAGAAGATTTAAAAGAGCTGGATGAACCCCCACCACAGGAAAATGCTGCTTCAAATGATAAAGCAG aCAAAACTGATTCTGACAAACCAGTTGTTATAGATGTTGATGATGTGAAGGTTAAAGAAGAGAAGGAAGAAGACAag AAAGAAGAGAAAAAAGCGCCCGAGTCTCCGAAACCGACAGCGCCATTGACCATGGAGATTGATCCTCATTTACGTCAACTACAGGAGCAGGCGAAATTGTTCTCTCGCTTCAACTCTACAGGAACCGAACCTGAGCAGGAGGAAGTGAAGGAAAAGGAGAAAGAACCTC CACCACCAGGGTCTTCATCCAGTTCTTCTTCATCTAGTTCATCGTCGTCCAGTTCTGAAGATGAGGGTGAATCCACCACTCGTCGGAAGTCGAAGTCTAAGTCCAAGACGCCTGATAAATCTCCCAAACAACAGGAAAAAGCTAAATCCAAGTCACCTAGTGTAGAGAAAATGGTTACAAATAACACTGAAAATGACAAGGACAAGGAAAAGAGTGGAGACGAAAAAGCTGAGTCAGTCAGTGACGTCGTTATGGAGAAAAAAGAGAGTCGCGCCCTACACAAAACAACCTCCATATTCTTAAGGAATTTGGCGCCTACTATCACCAAGGCCGAAGTTGAAGCT ATGTGCAAGCGTTACGGCGGTTTCCTCCGTGTGGCTCTGGCTGATCCTTTACCGGAACGTCGCTGGTTTCGTCGGGGCTGGGTCACCTTCCGCCGCGATGTCAATATCAAAGATATCTGCTGGAATCTTAACAACATCAGA CTTCGCGAGTGTGAATTGGGTGCTATAGTCAACCGCGACCTGCAACGTCGTATCCGCCCAGTGTCTGGCATTACCCTAGAGCGACCAGTGCTACGCGCTGACGCTAGGTTGGCCGCGAGACTCGCACATTTGTTGGATACGCGCACAAAACTTTGGCAAGAAAGCTCCGACGAACAAAATAATGACGACCAGGCCAACCGTAATGAG ACCTTCAGCTTAAATTCAAAGAACCCGGTTCTCCATAAAATAACGGAGCATTTAATAGAAGAAGCTTCAACGGAAGAAGAAGAATTACTGGGTCTCGAAGCTTCATCAGAATCAGCGGTTTCTGAACAACCTGACCCGGAGCTCATTCGAGTTCTCGATCGTCTTGTACTTTACTTGCGTATCGTACATTCTGTGGATTATTACAACCATTGTGAATACCCATATGAAGATGAAATGCCTAACCGCTGTGGTATTATGCACGCGCGGTCCGGACCTCCCGCTaataag CCAACTCAACAAGAAATACAAGACTATGTGAAGACATTTGAAGGCAAAATGTCTGCCTTCTTACAAGATGTTAAACCACTATCTGACGAAGAGTTGCAAAAACTTGGAATCAAG GATACTGACGCTGAAGTAGAAAAGTTTATTCTTGCCAATACACAAGAGTTGGCGAAGGACAAATGGTTGTGTCCGCTCAGTGGCAAGAAGTTCAAAGGTCCTGATTTCATCAGAAAACACATCTTCAACAAACATGGAGAAAAg GTGGAGGAGGTGCGTCGCGAGGTGGCGTACTTCAACTCGTACGTGCGCGACGTGCGGCGGCCGCAGCAGCCCGAGCCGGCCGCGCGCTCCCAGCCGCAGCCCGCGCACCCGCCGCCGCCGCAACC